A window from Montipora capricornis isolate CH-2021 chromosome 7, ASM3666992v2, whole genome shotgun sequence encodes these proteins:
- the LOC138056529 gene encoding sorting nexin-32-like encodes MAENGVIGESGHGPFWAIKVVDASKDGEFVKFTIQTNIGTEGDSEKGVVVLRQYEDLEWLYHCLIAHNNVDGVVIPPLPPKPLTSVSAAEARSKKQLGKDARHMVADEFLRDCRNFEKFLQLVILHPAFSKDEDLQKFLQEENPPVRAKVKKGVIESLSRSVSDFRHHNHKDVDEEFQNKRDFVEQYTPLAKETYGNFVKMVHSQQRVALAVNDFSAAVMTCSANDDDRSKEMKGNLATFASSLNGIKESLDVMSTNDDNTLGFTLELYSRYMEAAREMLFRRTCRLVEFENATKALEKAKPKNQEALQKAKDDAETAFKTISEDSKKELVRFNNQRVLSLQSSLIQYAESRLKNGRDTYAILAKLLNSLKKSS; translated from the exons ATG GCAGAGAATGGTGTTATTGGCGAATCGGGGCATGGCCCCTTCTGGGCAATCAAGGTTGTGGACGCTAGTAAGGATGGCGAATTCGTGAAGTTCACGATACAAACAAACATT GGTACTGAAGGTGACAGTGAAAAGGGTGTTGTAGTTCTACGACAGTATGAAGATTTGGAGTGGCTTTATCATTGCCTGATAGCACACAACAATGTAGATGGAGTTGTT ATTCCACCACTGCCTCCAAAACCCCTTACGTCAGTCAGTGCTGCTGAAGCACGGTCTAAAAAGCAGTTGG GAAAAGATGCAAGGCATATGGTTGCAGATGAGTTTTTGAGAGATTGTCGCAACTTTGAGAA GTTTCTTCAACTTGTTATTCTACACCCTGCCTTTTCAAAAGATGAAGATTTGCAGAAATTTCTGCAAGAGGAAAAT CCACCAGTAAGAGCCAAAGTGAAGAAAGGTGTGATAGAAAGTTTGTCTCGCTCTGTCAGCGACTTTAGACATCACAACCACAAG GATGTAGATGAAGAATTTCAGAATAAGAGAGATTTTGTCGAACAATATACACCACTGGCTAAAGAAACTTATGGG AATTTCGTCAAAATGGTCCATAGTCAACAGC GAGTTGCATTAGCTGTGAATGACTTCAGTGCTGCAGTCATGACGTGTTCTGCAAATGATGACGACAGAAGCAAGGAGATGAAAGG GAACTTGGCAACTTTTGCGAGTTCTCTGAATGGAATCAAG GAGTCACTTGACGTAATGTCCACCAATGATGACAATACATTAGGATTCACTTTGGAATTGTATTCGCGTTACATGGAGGCAGCCAGG GAAATGCTTTTCCGTCGAACGTGCAGGCTGGTAGAGTTTGAAAATGCAACGAAAGCGTTGGAAAAAGCAAAGCCCAAGAATCAAGAAGCG CTTCAAAAAGCCAAAGATGATGCAGAAACAGCCTTCAAGACGATCTCAGAAGATTCAAAAAAGGAG CTTGTTCGTTTCAACAACCAAAGAGTTCTGAGCCTGCAGTCAAGCCTAATTCAGTATGCGGAGTCTCGCCTAAAGAATGGAAGAGATACCTACGCCATATTAGCTAAACTATTAAATAGCTTAAAGAAATCGTCGTAA